One genomic window of Plasmodium coatneyi strain Hackeri chromosome 12, complete sequence includes the following:
- a CDS encoding SICA antigen produces the protein MKEKKKGRKKRKSRHKRAHQGPLPSLEEQLFDHVDDKADGPHAYTLVKERRQQRSAPTRTKRTKKQGVGHRVCHRTIIDIHLEVLDECQKGDTKLVQEDFFEILVQEFMGSDFIKEKKIQSSNSGFREEDLCS, from the exons atgaaagaaaaaaagaaaggaaggaaaaag CGAAAATCACGTCACAAAAGAGCTCATCAAGGACCTCTTCCATCcttggaagaacaactctttgatcatgtggacgacaaggcagatggtccacatgcatataccttagtaaaggaacgcagacAACAAAGATCCGCTCCAACAAGAACgaagaggacaaaaaaaCAGGGTGTTGGTCACCGTGTGTGTCATcgtaccattattgatatccatttagaagtcttagacgaatgtcaaaaaggggacaccAAACTGGTtcaggaagacttttttgaaatattggttcaagaatttatgggaagtgattttataaaagaaaaaaagattcaAAGTTcaaattccgggtttagggaggaagacctATGTTCCTAa